The Electrophorus electricus isolate fEleEle1 chromosome 15, fEleEle1.pri, whole genome shotgun sequence genome segment CTTCATTTTGCTATATCTACTCATGTCCTACCCAAATCACTTACATTGCAGTCTACAACTGGATTACAGAAGCAATTTTAAAGCAGATTCGAAAGGCATCATTGTGTGAGAATCGCGCATCTCAGTGGGCAGAAACCCGTAAAAAGCTCATGCACTGCACCTCATTTGATTAAGGGAACTGACAGCAGCACAGGAAGAGCTGGTCTGAGCCAATGGCAGACTGCAGTTCAGTGACGCAGACACTACATCTCTTCATCTACAGGTCTGAGAGAGTGGCTCACTACCGCAGCATCCGTTCAACACATGGTCAGTACTCTAGAGGAAACTCCAGTCAAGGTGGTAGAAGCAGCAGGGTGACATGGGAGGGGATAAAAACTCATGCAGAAGGTTCTTGAAGGTTCAGTCCTCCAAAACTACAGGGCTTAAATGGAAATAAGAAGCTGCCTTCACCTTTTCCTTAATTGCATCAACCTGAAAGGGAAATTTAAGAGTAGCAGCTTAAGAATATAAAGCAAACTTAACAATCCAGTATTGCAAATGCAAGAAGAGAACTAATGCAGGAAAAAGCAGTAGtgttaacagaaataaaaacagcagaaatcaCAGAAAgtataaagaaaacaatatttttcCTAATCCAAGGTTTCACTGGTTCTTCCATGAAGTCAGTTAGCAGATACATTTCCTCATCACATCTATTAAACCCCAATGGAACCTTTAACACCTAATATATCTGATGAATGACTACACAAATTACATGAGAGTCTGTACAGTCTGTGTATAGGGTATGTTAAATGAAGGGGTTTTTAAATACGAGTTACCACCAAATGTGTTCTTAAAGTAGAAGCTGGGGATGCAAGTACAAAATGTGATCAATTTCTAATTTAGAGAATTTATAAGACTGGGATATGATTATGGCTCTCCATGCTACAGGGCTGTATGCAGAGCAAAGAATAGTCATTTAACTGCaaattaattttacaataaaaacaaaaaaacgtatTTGATGAACATATACTGTTACCGTGcagaatgaataaatgatttgattttaaatggGCTAATTTATCACAGAAATGAAACGTATCCAGAGAGCCATTAACCTTTCTATGGGGGCCCAAGATTACCGACATCTGCATTACAGAAATAAAGTAACATTACAACATTTGATCAAACTACACCATCCACCTCACATAAGAAATGGGCCCTGACTCCCTCTAGTAAGTGACATGCAGCCGCTTCGCACACTCACCTTGCTGAGGTACTCCCTCATCACCTGGATGAAGTATGGCATGGAGAAGTCCATGATGTTGTGTCTCCAGGCCGTCTCCAGCACCACGTCAGGCCGCAGCAGGTCGTAGCAAGTAAAGAGGCAGGCTGCGAAGCACTCCTTCTTGTCCTCCTGCAGGAACCACTGGAGCAGCTCCTCTGCCAGCTCCGTGTCCTTCGACTCCGCCGCGTACTGCATGGCGTCCTGTAAGAGACACGCAAACACGGCCGCGGTGCGCTCGGATTAAGAGTGCTTGTTCTGCATTTCATGCGTGATGAGCTACCAGTGCCAGCACGGaagttaaggtactcgactagtaatcagaaggttgctaggtCACCTCCCATCACTGACAAGTTACTACTGTTGGGCGCCTGAACAAggcacttaaccctcaattactcaagttgtaaaTCAGACAGAACTGTAAgctgctttagataaaagcatcagcgaaatgctgtaaatgtaaataagacaCAGTGATGATAGCAGTGGGGTGTTGGGCAGGAACCTTGTAGAGTTTGTCCTTCTTGCAGAGTTCCACACTCTGCTTCCAGCGGTTGTTGCCTTTGAAAAGGTAGGCTGCGATTCTCCTGAACTCGATGAGCTCATGCTTCTCCAGGCTCTGAGCCAGGGATATGTTGTCGAAGTTGTCATAGGCGTCGATGGATGTGCGAAGAGCCTGTGCAGGACGCCAGGAAAAAACATGagatttaaaatggtaaaaacaaaaagtactCCTGAAAGGGTAGAGTCTGCTGACGATTCATGTCCCACCTGGAAATCCTCCTCGCTTATGAAGAGGTTGTTAAGTGCTTCATTTACtgatttgttgttgtggttctgtACGGACCGCAGGTACGGTTTAACCAGGGACAACTGTTTGACCTGAAAGATGCATCAAAAATAATGTCAATAAACTAAAATGGGCCcccaaaataaaacatgaccATGACAGGCCATGTAAAAACCCAAGCGGGGCATTTAACCACCTTGCTGAAGAAGTTGACGGCGCGGGTGTGGTCCAGCCTCGGGGACAGCACGATGAGCAGGTCATTCAGCAACATGGGCTTAAATTCCAGATAAAACTGAATGGCTTTGTAGTACAGCTCCACATTAGCCACctgaagaaaagcaaacaaggcTCATCACGGACCTGAATGCCACAGCACAAAACAGAACCCACCGATGATGAGAGGTGAAGCAGAACGCTAATGGCGAAGGCTTCCATGACAACAGGTCCTAATCAACTCCCTTACCTTGGTTACGATGTCTTTGAACTGGCTCTCTTTCCAGGCATCTGCTGGGTGGTTCATCATGGTGAGGATGGCATTATCGTACTCTTCATACTTGTCATAAAGGAAGACCAGCTCTGCCCATAGGTGGGCCTGCTCTGCTGCCCTCAGCACCTGGTGCACAGGTCAACACAATGTGACAAGGGGCAGGAAAGGACAGCACAGCAACAGTACAGGAATCCAGAAGCTATCCATTTGGTGCCTTCACATGGGAACAGCTGGAAATGAAGTTAAGTCTCTTGCCTTGGGGATGTTGACCCTGGACCAGAAGAGCTCCAGATGTTCCCTCATCTTCTGAGGTTTAAACTTGGAGTAGAGGATGGCCAGCTCGGTGAACATGCCCATGTGAGCACGCTCCAACCCCAGAGCTGCCTCCAGCATGGTGATCAGCTCCTCAAAGTACCCACGGTCCTGGGGGAGAATTATACACACAGGTCAGCACCAATGCcccaaaatgtgtgtgtgagtgtgctctGAGGTTTTCCCCAAATCAGCCATACACTTCAAATTACACACTGCTAAAACAGGCAAGGAGAAGATAAGTGGACTTGACTCAATGACCTGGTAGTAGTTAATGAGCTCTTCCAGTTCATCAGCATGGACCACGATATGCAACCCACACATCTGTGCCAGACGAAACTCCTTTCCATCCACACAGGCAAAGCAGACCTGGGAAGAGACACCATTTCACTCAGTGAACCGAGATGCTCAGCTAAACAATCAAAAGCAAAAGAGGTGATGGAGCTGTGTTGCCTTGAATCATTTCATGTGGGAACATAACTCACGGCTCAGCCAGCAACAGCAGAGTGAGCGGACCAAAGCGTGCTCCATGGGTACTGGCGGTCAGCACTGCAGGCTCTCACCTCTTTCCAGGTCCGTGTGCTGTTGGCTTTACGGGCCCCGTCCACGGCGGCCTGGTACTCCCCCAGGTGGACCAGAGTAGAAGCCAGGCGTCCAAAGTTGGACACATTGTTGTACAGGAGCTTAGCTGCATCGTACATCTTCTCATCATAGCACCGGTCACCAACCTTAGAGAAAAACCCCACGGGCATTACCTGCAGCAAACTAAGATCACGCGGCATGCAGGCGAACCCCAGGCGGGGGAGGAGAGGCTCATACCTGCTGGATGTGAGCATTGTTCGGTCCATTGATGAACTCCTCCAGCTCGGCCAGGCGGTTGGTCTTGGCCAGGGCGAAGATGAGCTCAGTCTCTACGTAAGACTCACGTGCCTTCTTGCGTGCCATCAGCAAGAACTTCACCAAATCCTCCCAGTTTCCtatagaaaacaaacacatgtttTGACCCAGAAACATTAACAGGACACTTTCTAAGGAGTAACGTTATATCTTTCATTTGGCCGGACATACCACTCTGGGCAGCAGCTTGACCCACTTCCATGTAGGCCGACGGGTCGTCCGCCTTGATGTAGGAGTCGATGGCCTCTTTGACCAGCCCCTTCTGCAACTGAGCCTTTGCCAGCTGGCTCCAGACGGCCGGCTCATTGCAGCGCTCGGCAAACTCATAGGCCCTGTCCAGATTCCCGATGTGCTCGATCAGAACCTGCAGGAAGAGGGCCATCAGCGTGACAGAGGCCAACAAGTGCAGGTGGAATGCCTCTGACAGAAAAGGCAGCTTTGGGACCGACCTGTACTGCAGATGTGTTCACATCAAACTTCCTGAAGATGGCGAAAGCCTCTTCGAAGAGCTCGTTGCTGATGGCAATGTTGGCGATGTCAGGAGCGTCGTAGTTGTCCAGGCGATTGATATACTCCATGACGCGAGTGCGGTCGGCTTTGATGGCTGTCAAAATCAGAAGATTCTGCAGGTTCCTGAGGAGCAAAGAGCGAGCAAacgaaaatgtttaaaaaataagacaaaaaaactCACACATTTGAAAATCAAAACCTACTCCAATCGAGTGGAGCGCTGAGCCAACCTGTGCTCGCTGAAAACCGAGTTGTCCAAGACAATCTTCTCCAGGAGCTCAATGAGCTCGTTGGGCAGGTCAGCGGTCATAAAAGCCTTGACTGTGACGGACACTTCTTCAGGATCCTGCGTTTCTGAAAGTGCAGTCTGCACCACCTGGAAAGAACAGGAGGTTGGGTTATGactgttttaaacacacaataacTGACAGACAGGAGAAGGCTGTACGCTGGAGACCATCACTCGGGAGATAAATGTGGGTTCTGGGTACTCTCTGGTTTGCTGGTCAGAGCACGACTGTCACCTGagctatacaaatacatttctcCTCAATGAGTGAATTTTAAACTACAGCCCCTGAGAAGCAGTGACTAGCCCTCCAGAGTATTTTGATTCCTGTACCTGGTCAATCAGGGGCCTTCTGTAGGGGTTGCTCTCAAGGAGAACGCTGGCCCACAGCTCAGGGTCCTTACGACGCACCAAATACCGAGAGAGGCTTTTAAAGAGGGAGTTTTCATTGCAGACCTGTGCATGGGATATAGTTGGATTTGCTTTagttttaaagaaatattttccaAAATGTGCATCAGCATGAAAATTGAGCAATAAAATCTGTCCTTCTCCACTCGTGACCGCTGCAATAAGGACTGTAGTGACCATTTGGTGCCAAAGCCTGTTCAAGACTGCAgatgagagaaaggagaggtgGTGGTTGCTCACATGAATGAGCTCCTGGTCACACTGTCCTCTCTCGTAGGCCACGCAGGCCAGGTGGGGGTCCCTCTTCTCGCAGTACTTGCCCACTACACGGCTGTCGTAGTAGGGGTTCTCCCGGAGGAAGCGCTCCGGGTTGTTGTTGCTGTCTATGTAGATCTTTGCAAGAGCATTGTGGGTGGCAGGTTCCTCACAGCCCTCATGGATACGAGCCTCCAACCAGGGCAACAGCAGCTTCAGCCTACcgcaagcgcgcgcacacacacacggccaggGTAAGACAAGTAGACACATAGCCTCTACATCTGGGCGCTACAGCAGAAGTTGGTCCAGGTAGGACGCACCTGTTTCTCTTCTCCACCTCCGCCACTAGCTCGTCGGTAGAGAACTGGCCGCGCACTACCAGGATCAGGTTTTTGATTACATCCTCTGAGCAGTCAACATCCAGCAGACCGCCAATCACCACAGGTAAGCGGCTGGGgttcacctgagagagagagagagagagagagagagagagacacacacacacggtttccATCTTTACCGTGGTACCTACAGAGGCTAGAGTTACTGAAGTACTGGTGCATTACTGAGGCCTTCATGGGTTTACCTTCTGCACGTAGATCTCGATGTACTTCTGCAGGTTGTTGCGATACAGATAAAGGACCAGATCATGGACAAAGTCAAAGCGGTCGCACACGATGATGAGAGGCAGCTGATCAGTCAGTTTGGCTTCCTGCATATAAAAACCATGCACATCAGAAGTACcttcaacaggaaaaaaattgATGTAAAATAGAACAGGTTACAGAGGTGCCAAACGTAATTAGGAGGCATTTGGTTTATACCTTCAGGAAATTCTTCACACGCTCAGGGTCATAGCAGTTACTCTCTCTACAGATCCTCTCCACTTCTTTGATCTGGCCAGTTTTACATGCAGCCTGAATGTACTTGAAATGAACCTCTGGATCCTGGCTGAAGTTCACAATGGAACCAAGGAAGTAGAAGAGACCTGCAAGGCACATGGTCAGGCATTACCAGCCCAAACATCTACTCCATCTGGGGTCGTCCACAATACACAAGACAAGTAGTGGAACCAAGGTGGCCGAGTGTTACCTTCAAAACTCTTGAAGGACTCGAAGAGCTCTGTGAGGGACTGCGTAGTGAGCTGCTCATGATACTTGGAGGCCACCTGGACGCAGATCTGTAGGTTCTGCCTGATGTTGGCGGACAGCATGGCCCTCAGGCACTCCAGGGAGTCCTCCACCGACAGCGAACCAAAGTAGTTCACCAGCCACTGTGTGTGACACATGGAACAGGTGGTGACAAACTGAGTTGGCACTGGACCAACAGTGTTTAGTGAATATCCAAATTCACAAAAAAGACCAAGATACATCAAGCAAGGCTGCCGTAGCCATCAGGGGAGGGAGTCACGAGTATTCTGACTCGTGGACTTTGGCATGTACCTCTGGGTTGAGCAGGTGGGTGTGGACCACCGCGCGTTTGATGTCGTATAGGTCGCTGTAGTGCTCCAGGGCTCTCTGCAGCAGCCCTGCCTTCTCACACAGCTGGGCCACATGAGCGCGGTCATAGTGGGTGAACATCTGGTTCCCCAGAATGGCGTCAGCAACCTGGAAttgaagaaggaaaaagaaaagataagaaaaaaaaaaaaaaaaaaaaaccatacaaaaAGATAAATGCCCAGAGGGTGTGACTTGATTGACTCCAGCGGGCAGTTGCGCGGGTAGTGAACACTCCTTTACCACGACTTCAGAAGAgcaaaagggggggggggggggtgtctcacCTGCGGCGCATGCATGAGGTTCATCTCCAGCAGGCGGGTCTGGAGTGGACCCTCAGTGGGCCGGTTGTTCTTCAGGGCGTCCAGTAGGAAGGACGTGCACTGCTGGATCAAGTTGTACTCCATGAACACGTCCACAATCTGagcaacaaacaaaagtgtGCGAGACCGTTAGCAATCACACCAACGACAGCAAGTAACTTCTGAAAAGAGTGACAGGAGACATGACAAATCCAATGACCAAACCAGACCAACGGATAGTCAGAAAGAACTCCAttacaaatcaaacaaaaacaaataaaaccccTAAAAACCTAAAAGGCAGCATTGACTGTGCAAGGCTAATGTCAGAGGTTTCATAAATGTTGAACAACATTGTGAGTTATTCAGGTACAATAAAGAGTATTTTTGCAAAATTTAGTGACATTAGAGTGTGGCAAGATTATTTATTTGCCAAATGGAATTGTGTTCCCTTTCCCAGAAGACACCGACTTCATCAGCGGAGCCCTCACATTCCGCTTTAGCGAGGCAATGAATGACAGACCAATGCTGTGGTCCACCAAGTACACATAGGCCATAGAGCATTTTAGTTACACTGCGGAAACAACGCAAAAGCTGTGAAAGTTCAGTACAAAGAAACTACCACAAATCCCGTCAAACGTGAATGCTCAGGTACGGTTGTCGTGCAACTGTGTGCATATAAAGTCACTTGTATCTTTGTTTTGTTGAGACAAAATATTCTAAGTGTAAGAATAAAATTCTTATCTATAGCATAAAATCACTATGTCTAGAATGAAGATCATGCTGGTTTCAGGCATGGTGTCCATGCCTCTTAATTTGATGACTCAGCACAACGTTCTAGCTGCAGAACTAAACCCCAGTCAATAAGTTCACAAGGCCCAAGTTTATTGCTAGAAACACTGCATGTAGGACTGGAAGATTAGGCTGTAATAAGCACAGACTTAATTCATTTATCTTTACAGACACATTAACAGGGTTAGTAAGGAGGAGTGCTACAACCCTGCCTTACGGGTTCATGCAAGAGGAGTCAAACACAAAGAACCTGGAGATGGGAAATGATTGAAAATAATGCGCAATTCAGTCCTGTAAAGTACAAACACCAAGTCATAAGTCAAATCGCCACTACTGGGCCTTGATTTTACGATGATGGGGTGAAAAAGGGAGGACCATGTGCGGACACGTTATATGTgcttgtgggggtggggtaagCAGCATGTATTAGTCATGAAGAACCGATGAAATGAAATAACTGATGCAATAAAAACGTGACCTTGTCCCATCAAGGTCAAAAATTACATCCTGGTAGAGGTTAAATGAACAGTTACTTCCCGATTAAGGATCGTAACATTTGGgggagatggacagacagatggCAGGCGGCCCCTCTGCACGTGGAGTCTTAATTATCAGAACAGCAGGACAAAGTGAGCTATGAAACAGTGGACAAAGTACATTCTAGAAAGAGACACAGGGAACATGGTGCAGCACAGAGGGGCATCTACCTGGGTGATGTCCGCCAGTGGCTCCTCGTCCTGCACAAGCATCTGGGCGAACTGCAGGCCCTGCTCCGCACTGATCCGCATCACGTTCCTCAGCAGGAAGATCCAGTCTGGAGTGTATCCCACCTGTAGGCCCACCAGACCAGACCAGGTGAGCACAGCACAAGAGAGCAGTCAATAACCCAACATTCAAATGATCAATCaacaattttttgttttgaatgtcaTTTTAGCAAAGTCATCTGAAAAGGCCCACCTTTCTTGCATAAAGTACAATTTTCTGGAACTGGCCAGTTTCTGCAAAGCACTGTATGACTTTGTTGGGAACGTTAGCCCTTAGGTATACACTGAGAGCAAGAGTTGGGTCCACCGTCTTCACCAAATCTCCCAGTTCTTCGGAGCACTCCAGCTGAATTAAGAAAGCAGTTAGCATCTGCCAGACTtttagaagagaaaaaaaaaaaaaaaaaaaaagtgatcaattttttttaaaaaccacaccccccacccccacactctACCTTGTCCTCTTTGAGCCACTTCTCCAGCAGCTGTTTGCGGCCCTGCTGCAGTACCGGCCTGCAGAGCTCCAGAGACTCAAACTTGTTGAGCTGGCCCTGGTCCAGCAGGATGCCGAAGTACTGCAGCAGCGGGGAGGTCTGGCCCGGCTGGGCCGGCACGCTCTGGAAGCGGCGGATGGTGTCAGGGGTTCGCAGAATgccctggggggggggcacacaaCAAGCAGATGTCAGCTTCAGCAGCTCGATACTGTGGGAACAGTATCGCCGAGTTGGGTGCTACGAAATACCTTTGGTGCGTTGGCAGCCACTTTAGCTGCCTCCGAGTAGTTTCCAGCTGCAAAGAGGGTGTTGAACTTTCGTGCAAATAGCTCCTCAGCACCGGCCAAGTTGTTGCGGACAGCCATGCGCAGGGCCAGGTCAGGATTTTGTAAGACGTTGGTTATGTAGGGGATGATGTTctcttcctccacacacacagacagcacctGAAAGAGAGGAGTGCAGGATAGGTGGTGTTAAGTGCGGAGAAGATGCCTCACGGAAAGTGCAAGGCGGCATCTACGGCAGCCCTGCGCCTCCCTTAGCTCACCTGAGAGAGCACGTAGCCTAAGATGATAACCACTGCAAGGTCATGGGCTCAGGAGCAAAGACATATGGTCAGACTGAAACATGCGACAGACTCTCTACATAATAGCACATGCCAAAACACTGAAACCTAAGGCGAGATCCAGGAACATGccttcagcaccatggagagcgGCAAAGACAAAGCCAGTGAAGAGGGTGGGAGCTGTCCACCGCAGTCCTCGTTACTCTGTTCAGTAAAGGGGGTGCCCCACTATCACTATAAACACGGAGCACCACAAAAGTAAAATCAGAAGAGAGTAATTTTGTTCTAAACAGGCCACATTCTTTcataagagagaaaagagaaaaaacattcGACATCGGGGAAAATTTACCAATGAAGAGAGCTCTATTAAAAAAAGCACCAACATAAATATGTACACTGGCCCAAAATCAAAAGGtctataaatacaatataaaaacaaacacatataaaaacaaacccTGTACTGTTCACAAGGTGGCGGCACAATGCGCACCCTGGACATGACAGCAGGTTGTGGGCAGCTCCAGACCTGCCCATCAGTGGCACAGACAGCAGGGAGCTAGCCGCTGGTCCAAGAGGATTACAGGCACCCACAGCCTGGTCGCACACGCCTAACGCCTCTCAGGCACCCGGGATGCCTGCGCTGTTATTTACAGGGATTCCTCGATGCCAAGGTCGCAGCAGGGTGGAGCACTACCAACCACACAGGCATGAGCGCAAGTGGGCTTTGAGGGTTCAGCCGAGGTTCAATGCTGTCGGGCAGGGTGCGCGAAGCGACAAAGGAAAACGATCGTGTTTACTCCCAGCTCACTGCATATTTCATGGCTCCAGAGTCTGTGCTAGAAAATAATTCATCATCTGGAGGCATCCGGTTACACtaaacagtgcacacacacaagtctgtCCCCAGCGATGGCCTGCTTTTACAGTTAACAGCATGCAAACAAACCCATGCTATGAGTTCACATTTAAAGAGTCAGCCAATGTACTCAAGTCCAAAATCCTAAACCTGAGACAATAAGAGTACGTCTTTTTAAGGGAACCATGGCAA includes the following:
- the cltcb gene encoding clathrin, heavy chain b (Hc) isoform X1; translated protein: MAQILPIRFQEHLQLQNLGINPANIGFSTLTMESDKFICVREKVGEQAQVVIIDMNDPNTPIRRPISADSAIMNPASKVIALKDAAKTLQIFNIEMKSKMKAHTMTDDVTFWKWISLNTVALVTDNAVYHWSMEGDSQPIKVFDRHSSLAGCQIINYRTDAKQKWLLLIGISAQQNRVVGAMQLYSVDRKVSQPIEGHAAGFAQFKMEGNAEESTLFCFAVRGQAGGKLHIIEVGTPPTGNQPFPKKAVDVFFPPEAQNDFPVAMQISSKQDVVFLITKYGYIHLYDLETGTCIYMNRISGETIFVTAPHEATSGIIGVNRKGQVLSVCVEEENIIPYITNVLQNPDLALRMAVRNNLAGAEELFARKFNTLFAAGNYSEAAKVAANAPKGILRTPDTIRRFQSVPAQPGQTSPLLQYFGILLDQGQLNKFESLELCRPVLQQGRKQLLEKWLKEDKLECSEELGDLVKTVDPTLALSVYLRANVPNKVIQCFAETGQFQKIVLYARKVGYTPDWIFLLRNVMRISAEQGLQFAQMLVQDEEPLADITQIVDVFMEYNLIQQCTSFLLDALKNNRPTEGPLQTRLLEMNLMHAPQVADAILGNQMFTHYDRAHVAQLCEKAGLLQRALEHYSDLYDIKRAVVHTHLLNPEWLVNYFGSLSVEDSLECLRAMLSANIRQNLQICVQVASKYHEQLTTQSLTELFESFKSFEGLFYFLGSIVNFSQDPEVHFKYIQAACKTGQIKEVERICRESNCYDPERVKNFLKEAKLTDQLPLIIVCDRFDFVHDLVLYLYRNNLQKYIEIYVQKVNPSRLPVVIGGLLDVDCSEDVIKNLILVVRGQFSTDELVAEVEKRNRLKLLLPWLEARIHEGCEEPATHNALAKIYIDSNNNPERFLRENPYYDSRVVGKYCEKRDPHLACVAYERGQCDQELIHVCNENSLFKSLSRYLVRRKDPELWASVLLESNPYRRPLIDQVVQTALSETQDPEEVSVTVKAFMTADLPNELIELLEKIVLDNSVFSEHRNLQNLLILTAIKADRTRVMEYINRLDNYDAPDIANIAISNELFEEAFAIFRKFDVNTSAVQVLIEHIGNLDRAYEFAERCNEPAVWSQLAKAQLQKGLVKEAIDSYIKADDPSAYMEVGQAAAQSGNWEDLVKFLLMARKKARESYVETELIFALAKTNRLAELEEFINGPNNAHIQQVGDRCYDEKMYDAAKLLYNNVSNFGRLASTLVHLGEYQAAVDGARKANSTRTWKEVCFACVDGKEFRLAQMCGLHIVVHADELEELINYYQDRGYFEELITMLEAALGLERAHMGMFTELAILYSKFKPQKMREHLELFWSRVNIPKVLRAAEQAHLWAELVFLYDKYEEYDNAILTMMNHPADAWKESQFKDIVTKVANVELYYKAIQFYLEFKPMLLNDLLIVLSPRLDHTRAVNFFSKVKQLSLVKPYLRSVQNHNNKSVNEALNNLFISEEDFQALRTSIDAYDNFDNISLAQSLEKHELIEFRRIAAYLFKGNNRWKQSVELCKKDKLYKDAMQYAAESKDTELAEELLQWFLQEDKKECFAACLFTCYDLLRPDVVLETAWRHNIMDFSMPYFIQVMREYLSKVDAIKEKVDKLDASESLRKEEEQATEAQPIVYGTPQLMLTAGPNVAVPPQQPYGYGYPPNAAGYGQPAQTGFSYGM
- the cltcb gene encoding clathrin, heavy chain b (Hc) isoform X2 encodes the protein MAQILPIRFQEHLQLQNLGINPANIGFSTLTMESDKFICVREKVGEQAQVVIIDMNDPNTPIRRPISADSAIMNPASKVIALKAAKTLQIFNIEMKSKMKAHTMTDDVTFWKWISLNTVALVTDNAVYHWSMEGDSQPIKVFDRHSSLAGCQIINYRTDAKQKWLLLIGISAQQNRVVGAMQLYSVDRKVSQPIEGHAAGFAQFKMEGNAEESTLFCFAVRGQAGGKLHIIEVGTPPTGNQPFPKKAVDVFFPPEAQNDFPVAMQISSKQDVVFLITKYGYIHLYDLETGTCIYMNRISGETIFVTAPHEATSGIIGVNRKGQVLSVCVEEENIIPYITNVLQNPDLALRMAVRNNLAGAEELFARKFNTLFAAGNYSEAAKVAANAPKGILRTPDTIRRFQSVPAQPGQTSPLLQYFGILLDQGQLNKFESLELCRPVLQQGRKQLLEKWLKEDKLECSEELGDLVKTVDPTLALSVYLRANVPNKVIQCFAETGQFQKIVLYARKVGYTPDWIFLLRNVMRISAEQGLQFAQMLVQDEEPLADITQIVDVFMEYNLIQQCTSFLLDALKNNRPTEGPLQTRLLEMNLMHAPQVADAILGNQMFTHYDRAHVAQLCEKAGLLQRALEHYSDLYDIKRAVVHTHLLNPEWLVNYFGSLSVEDSLECLRAMLSANIRQNLQICVQVASKYHEQLTTQSLTELFESFKSFEGLFYFLGSIVNFSQDPEVHFKYIQAACKTGQIKEVERICRESNCYDPERVKNFLKEAKLTDQLPLIIVCDRFDFVHDLVLYLYRNNLQKYIEIYVQKVNPSRLPVVIGGLLDVDCSEDVIKNLILVVRGQFSTDELVAEVEKRNRLKLLLPWLEARIHEGCEEPATHNALAKIYIDSNNNPERFLRENPYYDSRVVGKYCEKRDPHLACVAYERGQCDQELIHVCNENSLFKSLSRYLVRRKDPELWASVLLESNPYRRPLIDQVVQTALSETQDPEEVSVTVKAFMTADLPNELIELLEKIVLDNSVFSEHRNLQNLLILTAIKADRTRVMEYINRLDNYDAPDIANIAISNELFEEAFAIFRKFDVNTSAVQVLIEHIGNLDRAYEFAERCNEPAVWSQLAKAQLQKGLVKEAIDSYIKADDPSAYMEVGQAAAQSGNWEDLVKFLLMARKKARESYVETELIFALAKTNRLAELEEFINGPNNAHIQQVGDRCYDEKMYDAAKLLYNNVSNFGRLASTLVHLGEYQAAVDGARKANSTRTWKEVCFACVDGKEFRLAQMCGLHIVVHADELEELINYYQDRGYFEELITMLEAALGLERAHMGMFTELAILYSKFKPQKMREHLELFWSRVNIPKVLRAAEQAHLWAELVFLYDKYEEYDNAILTMMNHPADAWKESQFKDIVTKVANVELYYKAIQFYLEFKPMLLNDLLIVLSPRLDHTRAVNFFSKVKQLSLVKPYLRSVQNHNNKSVNEALNNLFISEEDFQALRTSIDAYDNFDNISLAQSLEKHELIEFRRIAAYLFKGNNRWKQSVELCKKDKLYKDAMQYAAESKDTELAEELLQWFLQEDKKECFAACLFTCYDLLRPDVVLETAWRHNIMDFSMPYFIQVMREYLSKVDAIKEKVDKLDASESLRKEEEQATEAQPIVYGTPQLMLTAGPNVAVPPQQPYGYGYPPNAAGYGQPAQTGFSYGM